A window from Deltaproteobacteria bacterium encodes these proteins:
- a CDS encoding zinc ribbon domain-containing protein has product MPIYEYNCSKCGVFEVTQRITEDPLKKCPSCRSKVRKLISNTSFQLKGSGWYITDYGRGKGSNGDKAEANGGKESSDSGKSTESKKSEKSSSGDSAAGTAS; this is encoded by the coding sequence ATGCCCATCTACGAGTACAACTGTTCAAAATGCGGCGTGTTCGAGGTGACCCAGCGGATCACGGAGGATCCTCTGAAGAAGTGCCCGTCCTGTCGCAGCAAGGTCCGGAAGCTCATCTCGAACACGTCCTTCCAACTCAAGGGCTCGGGCTGGTACATCACCGACTACGGACGGGGCAAGGGTTCCAACGGAGACAAGGCGGAGGCCAACGGCGGCAAGGAGTCCTCCGACTCCGGCAAGTCCACGGAGAGCAAGAAGTCCGAGAAGTCGTCGTCCGGCGACAGCGCGGCCGGTACCGCATCCTAG